One window from the genome of Deinococcus cellulosilyticus NBRC 106333 = KACC 11606 encodes:
- a CDS encoding penicillin acylase family protein: MRLLRAIGWIVLLLLIIVAAAIGYLYYQTYTPKSGDLKLQGLSGEVKISWDSYGVPHIKASSSDLDAIFALGYVHAQDRIWQMDFQRRVASGRLSEVIGEDLLDTDKFLRTWGFYKATKEAYPALSDRSKQIIEAYTGGVNAYLATKKLPLEFTLLGYKPELWTPVDTLAWAKMMAFDLGGNWESEILASRIRAKVGEEGLKQFYAPIPDSDPTILNREELQKERIYQEPAVTEEPVTLLPETLGKLTNLLKIQEALGMQKVPDKGSNNWVVAGSRTVSGKPLLADDPHLSLSAPALWYMAEIQGPTLHAIGGTIPGLPAVVIGRNDRISWAVTNTAPDVQDLFLEPADAQLTERTEVIKIKGKPDITIKVRESKHGPIISDIDDDAKEVGKDQIVALKWTALEPGDTTMDAFIGLNYAQNWDDFTSALKLYVTPTQNFLYADVDGNIGYYAPGKIPIRDGWDGSEPVSGDKDWKGYIPFEELPHVYNPEKGYIATANERPVADGYLYPLGTDDLFATRYRKARIEQLIQETPKHTIESFKQIQNDSYSLLWDDLKPYLLKTEPKSDAAKKALETLSQWDGFQKQDSVGSTIYAAWYKQLTYMVQDELDFVVERKHPYFVLGQLQNEGMYCKGPQSQNCAEYLSFSLENALKDLSSRLGENQGGWQWGKLHKARSAHVFKDNKQVGWIFNRETSTDGGFYTVNVGTYDQETFKQTHGPSYRQIVDLSNMDSSQFVFSLGQSGNVFSAHYADLSPLWRAGEYVPMKTFEGGQVLTLHP; encoded by the coding sequence ATGCGTCTACTTCGCGCCATTGGCTGGATTGTCCTGCTGCTGCTGATCATCGTTGCGGCAGCGATTGGCTATCTCTATTACCAGACCTACACCCCCAAATCCGGCGACCTGAAACTGCAGGGCTTAAGCGGAGAGGTGAAAATCAGCTGGGACAGTTACGGCGTCCCGCACATCAAAGCCAGCAGCAGCGACCTGGATGCGATTTTTGCTTTGGGTTACGTGCACGCCCAGGACCGCATCTGGCAGATGGATTTCCAGCGTCGGGTTGCCTCAGGGCGCCTCTCAGAGGTTATTGGCGAAGACCTGCTCGACACCGACAAATTCCTCAGAACCTGGGGCTTTTACAAGGCCACAAAAGAGGCCTACCCTGCCTTATCTGACCGCTCCAAACAGATCATTGAGGCGTACACCGGAGGGGTCAACGCCTACCTCGCCACCAAAAAACTTCCTCTGGAATTCACCCTGCTCGGGTACAAACCTGAGCTCTGGACCCCGGTGGACACCCTCGCCTGGGCCAAGATGATGGCCTTTGACCTCGGGGGCAACTGGGAATCTGAGATTCTGGCCTCCCGCATCAGAGCAAAAGTGGGAGAGGAAGGCCTCAAGCAGTTCTATGCCCCCATCCCGGACTCCGACCCCACCATCCTGAACAGAGAAGAACTCCAGAAAGAGCGAATTTATCAGGAGCCTGCTGTCACAGAAGAGCCTGTGACCCTGCTTCCTGAAACCCTGGGCAAACTAACAAACCTCTTGAAGATTCAGGAAGCCCTGGGCATGCAGAAGGTTCCAGACAAGGGCTCCAACAACTGGGTGGTCGCTGGAAGCAGAACGGTCTCCGGCAAACCCCTCCTTGCAGATGATCCCCACCTGAGCCTCAGTGCCCCTGCCCTCTGGTACATGGCCGAGATTCAGGGGCCCACCCTGCATGCCATCGGGGGCACCATCCCCGGGCTGCCTGCCGTGGTGATCGGGCGCAATGACCGCATCTCCTGGGCTGTGACCAACACTGCGCCAGACGTGCAGGACCTGTTTCTGGAACCAGCAGATGCACAACTCACCGAGCGCACCGAGGTCATCAAGATCAAAGGCAAACCCGACATCACCATCAAGGTCCGGGAAAGCAAACACGGCCCGATCATCAGCGACATCGACGATGATGCAAAAGAGGTGGGCAAGGACCAGATCGTGGCCCTGAAATGGACGGCTCTGGAACCTGGCGACACCACCATGGATGCTTTCATTGGTCTGAATTACGCCCAGAACTGGGACGATTTCACCAGCGCCCTGAAGCTCTACGTGACCCCCACCCAGAACTTCCTCTATGCAGATGTGGATGGCAACATCGGATACTACGCCCCCGGGAAGATCCCGATCCGGGATGGCTGGGATGGCAGCGAACCTGTCTCTGGCGACAAAGACTGGAAGGGCTACATCCCCTTCGAGGAACTCCCCCACGTCTACAACCCTGAGAAAGGCTACATTGCCACGGCCAACGAGCGCCCTGTTGCAGACGGTTACCTGTACCCCCTCGGCACCGATGACCTCTTTGCCACCCGTTACCGCAAGGCCCGCATCGAACAGCTGATTCAGGAAACCCCGAAACACACCATCGAGTCCTTCAAGCAGATCCAGAACGACTCCTACAGCCTGCTCTGGGACGACCTGAAGCCATACCTCCTGAAGACCGAGCCAAAAAGCGATGCAGCGAAAAAAGCCCTGGAGACCCTGAGCCAGTGGGATGGCTTCCAGAAGCAGGACAGCGTGGGCTCCACCATCTACGCGGCATGGTACAAGCAGCTCACCTACATGGTGCAAGATGAACTTGATTTCGTGGTGGAACGCAAACACCCCTACTTTGTGCTGGGCCAGTTGCAGAATGAAGGCATGTACTGCAAAGGTCCACAAAGCCAGAACTGTGCAGAGTACCTGTCCTTCAGCCTGGAGAACGCCCTCAAGGACCTCTCCTCACGCCTGGGAGAGAACCAGGGGGGATGGCAGTGGGGCAAACTCCACAAGGCCAGAAGTGCCCACGTCTTCAAAGACAACAAACAGGTCGGCTGGATCTTCAACCGGGAAACCTCCACCGATGGCGGGTTCTACACGGTGAATGTCGGCACCTACGATCAGGAAACGTTCAAGCAGACCCACGGCCCGAGTTACCGCCAGATCGTGGACCTCTCCAACATGGACAGCAGCCAGTTCGTCTTCTCACTGGGTCAGAGCGGCAACGTCTTCAGTGCCCATTACGCCGACCTCTCCCCCCTCTGGCGGGCTGGAGAGTATGTCCCCATGAAGACCTTTGAGGGTGGACAGGTGCTGACGCTGCATCCCTGA
- a CDS encoding adenosylcobalamin-dependent ribonucleoside-diphosphate reductase, translating to MTQLENRTLSQFDDNAQHIAKRQYMQAGDGSIAGMFERIAKWVASAEPVEAREKWTQVYFDLMAEKKFCPGGRVLAGAGTQHGNVLNCFVQGATDHDPSSFEGVMEVAKKLALVTKVGGGNGVNLDVYTPRGVNTRSDQGVRGWAYMSAAHADVHDFIEGMMRPPTQPDGDKQPMAIRNWTRVIYGANIPMDLVTLARQNGVAVVRNLPEGVLPVNDDMGGIVDAARAVAETAKVGIEPRIDLTPLRAEGSPIKGSGGTSSGPVSFLVELFDNFLEWANLGAENSGPINTLRYCYAPVLRVVRQGGTRRGAGMATISIEHPDVLDFLTAKDLDREAAEGDISTFNISILVSNRFWEVLQQNGLWEIAAQEVPGKYYIQPIHEKYEGTYADLPVREIDGAKGVPYYDGGIPAQWIWDQIAEHAWSTGEPGLIFVDRINEYSALKDLGERYQIKSTNPCGEIPLTVGEPCDLGAINLAAYVKNSSFDFAEFRQDVRKCVRFLDDVLDVNVFALEDNRVASQTLRRLGLGVMGLADALIKMGLRYDNQAGRDAIYEIMSVLREESIAESERLGAERGYYAISQDPQHKDRIPHAPRRNVAVLTVAPTGTTSMLMGVSSGIEPVFSPFIWRKIGSEYKALLHPLFVELLETYPAAPAFEKNGKWDWDRITDAVSNNHGSLQGLDFIPEAIRQVFVCAHDIKPVEHVRMQGTVQRAFDAEGYAGNSLSKTINLPNEATVQDVQDAYNEAFVTGCKGITVYRDGSRQFQVLSTSKTTKKKETESTEVAAEQPKAEEKPAAPAAPAFVPGKPVFDRPSRLEGITDMVKLTDPSTGHRRSFLVTINHTQGKPVEVIVTSGRAGDEANADSEALGRVVSIALQYGVPASALVKTLRGINGGLYGSYNGRLVGSKADLVAVALETFNKPTQKIEVAQIQGASTDADVSTGETLIAHSGDAVQTGTSVCPVCDSKALVREEGCVKCQACGYSKCG from the coding sequence ATGACCCAGCTTGAGAACCGCACCCTCAGCCAGTTCGACGACAACGCCCAGCACATCGCAAAACGCCAGTACATGCAAGCAGGAGACGGCAGCATTGCAGGCATGTTCGAGCGCATTGCCAAATGGGTGGCCAGTGCCGAGCCCGTCGAAGCCCGCGAGAAGTGGACTCAAGTGTATTTTGACCTGATGGCCGAGAAGAAATTCTGCCCTGGTGGCCGGGTGCTCGCCGGAGCAGGCACCCAGCACGGCAACGTGCTGAACTGCTTCGTGCAGGGGGCCACCGACCATGACCCCTCCAGCTTTGAAGGCGTGATGGAAGTGGCCAAAAAACTGGCCCTGGTCACCAAAGTTGGTGGAGGCAACGGGGTGAACCTGGACGTGTACACCCCCAGAGGCGTGAACACCCGTTCGGATCAGGGGGTGCGGGGCTGGGCCTACATGAGCGCCGCACACGCAGACGTGCATGACTTTATTGAAGGCATGATGCGTCCCCCCACCCAGCCTGATGGGGACAAGCAACCCATGGCGATCCGCAACTGGACCCGCGTGATCTACGGCGCGAACATTCCCATGGACCTCGTGACCCTGGCCCGCCAGAACGGGGTCGCTGTGGTGCGCAACCTCCCTGAAGGTGTGCTTCCCGTCAATGACGACATGGGCGGTATCGTGGATGCAGCCAGGGCCGTTGCAGAAACCGCCAAGGTGGGCATCGAACCCCGCATTGACCTGACCCCCCTGCGTGCAGAGGGAAGTCCCATCAAGGGATCTGGTGGCACCTCCTCCGGTCCTGTGAGCTTCCTGGTTGAGCTGTTCGACAACTTCCTGGAGTGGGCCAACCTGGGGGCAGAAAACTCCGGTCCCATCAACACCCTGCGTTACTGCTACGCCCCAGTGCTGCGCGTTGTGCGTCAGGGTGGGACCCGTCGTGGTGCAGGCATGGCAACCATCAGCATCGAGCACCCTGATGTGCTGGACTTCCTGACCGCCAAGGACCTGGACCGTGAAGCTGCAGAAGGGGACATCTCCACCTTCAACATCTCCATTCTGGTCAGCAACCGCTTCTGGGAAGTGCTGCAACAAAACGGCCTCTGGGAAATTGCTGCCCAGGAAGTGCCCGGCAAGTACTACATCCAGCCCATCCACGAAAAATACGAAGGCACCTACGCCGACCTGCCCGTGCGTGAAATCGACGGGGCCAAAGGGGTGCCCTACTACGACGGTGGCATTCCTGCCCAGTGGATCTGGGACCAGATTGCCGAGCATGCCTGGAGCACCGGTGAACCCGGCCTGATCTTCGTGGACCGCATCAACGAATACAGCGCACTGAAAGACCTCGGGGAGCGCTACCAGATCAAGAGCACCAACCCTTGCGGAGAGATCCCCCTCACGGTTGGAGAGCCCTGCGATTTGGGTGCCATCAACCTCGCCGCCTACGTGAAAAACAGCAGTTTTGATTTTGCTGAATTCCGTCAGGACGTGCGCAAGTGCGTGCGTTTCCTCGACGACGTGCTTGATGTGAATGTGTTCGCCCTGGAAGACAACCGGGTGGCAAGCCAGACCCTGCGCCGCCTCGGTCTGGGTGTCATGGGCCTTGCAGACGCCCTGATCAAGATGGGCCTGCGTTACGACAATCAGGCTGGACGAGACGCCATCTACGAGATCATGAGCGTTCTGCGCGAAGAGTCCATTGCCGAGAGTGAACGCCTCGGGGCAGAGCGCGGGTACTACGCCATCAGCCAGGACCCCCAGCACAAAGACAGAATCCCCCACGCTCCCCGTCGCAACGTGGCCGTGCTGACCGTGGCCCCCACCGGAACCACCAGCATGCTGATGGGTGTGTCCTCCGGGATCGAGCCTGTGTTCTCTCCCTTCATCTGGAGAAAGATCGGCAGCGAGTACAAGGCCCTGCTGCACCCCCTCTTCGTGGAACTGCTGGAAACCTACCCCGCTGCACCTGCCTTCGAGAAGAACGGCAAGTGGGACTGGGACCGCATCACCGACGCCGTGAGCAACAACCACGGAAGCCTGCAGGGCCTGGACTTCATTCCCGAGGCGATCCGTCAGGTGTTCGTGTGCGCCCACGACATCAAGCCCGTGGAGCACGTGCGCATGCAGGGCACCGTTCAGAGGGCCTTTGACGCCGAGGGTTACGCTGGCAACTCCCTCTCGAAGACCATCAACCTGCCCAACGAAGCCACCGTGCAGGACGTGCAGGATGCCTACAACGAGGCTTTTGTGACGGGATGCAAAGGGATCACCGTGTACCGCGATGGGTCCCGTCAGTTCCAGGTGCTTAGCACGAGCAAGACCACCAAGAAGAAAGAAACCGAGAGCACCGAAGTTGCTGCAGAGCAACCCAAGGCTGAGGAGAAACCCGCAGCTCCAGCAGCACCTGCCTTCGTTCCTGGCAAGCCTGTGTTTGACCGCCCCAGCCGTCTGGAAGGGATCACCGACATGGTGAAACTGACCGATCCCTCCACCGGGCACCGCCGGAGTTTCCTGGTGACCATCAACCACACCCAGGGGAAACCTGTGGAAGTGATTGTGACCTCCGGACGGGCCGGAGATGAAGCCAACGCTGACAGTGAAGCCCTCGGGCGTGTGGTGTCCATTGCCCTGCAATACGGGGTGCCTGCCAGTGCACTGGTGAAGACCCTGAGGGGCATCAACGGTGGGCTGTATGGCAGTTACAACGGCAGACTGGTCGGGTCCAAGGCCGATCTGGTGGCCGTGGCCCTGGAGACCTTTAATAAGCCCACCCAGAAGATTGAGGTGGCCCAGATCCAGGGCGCAAGCACCGATGCTGACGTGTCAACAGGAGAAACCCTTATTGCCCACTCGGGGGACGCGGTTCAGACTGGAACCAGTGTTTGCCCGGTGTGTGACAGCAAAGCTCTGGTCCGTGAGGAAGGGTGCGTTAAGTGCCAGGCCTGCGGATATAGTAAGTGCGGGTAA
- a CDS encoding DUF4291 domain-containing protein: MNTYEIRAIYNENTIRVYQAYSPEIALPALEAGRFVPPFKMERMTWIKPSFNWMMYRSGFGSKAGQEVVLGIDITRAGFEWALQHAALSHFIPEVHGSEEAWKAQVSSSPVRIQWDPERDCRLNPIAGVRSLQMGLSREAVQLYVQEWIMGIEDVTPVAHLLAEARDCKKGGGGWPHEQERVYPLSEELQSKLGLAGAGDQKEEYNGD, translated from the coding sequence ATGAACACATATGAAATCAGGGCCATTTACAACGAAAACACCATCAGGGTCTATCAGGCGTACAGTCCAGAAATTGCTTTGCCTGCACTGGAGGCAGGTCGTTTTGTTCCCCCCTTCAAGATGGAACGCATGACCTGGATCAAACCGTCTTTCAACTGGATGATGTACCGGTCTGGTTTTGGCAGCAAAGCAGGCCAGGAAGTGGTGCTGGGCATCGACATCACCAGAGCAGGGTTTGAATGGGCTCTTCAGCATGCTGCCCTCTCCCATTTCATCCCTGAGGTGCATGGGAGCGAGGAAGCCTGGAAAGCCCAGGTGTCCAGCAGTCCTGTGCGCATCCAGTGGGACCCTGAACGGGATTGCCGCCTGAATCCGATTGCTGGAGTGCGGTCTTTGCAGATGGGCCTGTCCAGGGAAGCAGTTCAGCTTTACGTTCAAGAGTGGATTATGGGCATCGAAGATGTGACCCCTGTGGCCCACCTGCTGGCAGAAGCCAGAGACTGCAAGAAAGGCGGGGGGGGCTGGCCCCATGAGCAGGAGCGGGTTTATCCTCTGTCTGAGGAGTTGCAGAGCAAACTGGGGTTGGCAGGGGCTGGAGATCAGAAAGAGGAGTACAATGGCGACTGA
- a CDS encoding Fic family protein, producing the protein MQESIQKHCDNIQKLSDRLEQLGGVPDTVVHNNEWLYMLQEETRHSLSIEGYFATEQELKLILSGKKTGPEILNYFRIAQSMYDLGLQYHQEQDLRLDLATIRHIHSELFRELTQDRGQFRQGRITILGARVKPPEFDVEEHVRAFVQVTRHLLEQEPLLLALARSHALFESIHPFRDGNGRTGRIILNYLAVSKGLPPLIIKGTEQEARDTYYHALESADVGFHDGFPVPSKQSILQALDLGNWEPLVELFAQALTPQLHTLLALAVEAKEPLMPLSDLSGLLDVKVSTLRKWVERDQLVTLKRNGKHFSHPLLVMSTSAPKHAPDRLDE; encoded by the coding sequence ATGCAAGAATCGATTCAAAAGCACTGTGACAACATCCAGAAGCTCAGCGACAGGCTGGAGCAACTTGGGGGTGTGCCGGACACCGTTGTACACAACAACGAGTGGCTTTACATGCTTCAGGAGGAGACCCGTCACAGCCTGTCCATTGAAGGTTACTTTGCGACAGAGCAGGAGTTGAAGCTGATCCTTTCAGGCAAAAAAACAGGTCCTGAGATCCTGAATTACTTCAGGATTGCCCAGAGCATGTACGATCTGGGCCTCCAGTACCACCAGGAGCAGGATTTGCGTCTGGATCTGGCCACCATTCGCCACATTCACAGCGAACTGTTTCGGGAGCTGACCCAGGATCGAGGCCAGTTCAGGCAGGGCAGGATCACCATTCTGGGTGCCAGGGTCAAGCCTCCAGAGTTTGATGTTGAGGAACATGTCAGGGCTTTTGTGCAGGTCACCAGACACCTGCTGGAGCAGGAGCCTTTGCTGCTGGCCCTTGCCAGATCACATGCCCTGTTTGAGAGCATCCATCCGTTCAGGGATGGCAATGGTCGAACTGGAAGAATCATTTTGAATTATCTGGCCGTTTCTAAAGGTTTGCCCCCTTTGATCATCAAAGGGACTGAGCAGGAAGCAAGAGACACTTATTACCATGCTCTGGAATCTGCAGATGTGGGCTTTCATGATGGTTTCCCTGTGCCGTCAAAGCAAAGCATTTTGCAGGCTCTGGATCTGGGCAACTGGGAACCCCTGGTGGAGTTGTTTGCCCAGGCCCTGACCCCTCAACTGCACACGCTGTTGGCTCTGGCTGTGGAAGCAAAAGAACCCCTGATGCCTCTGTCAGACCTGAGTGGGCTGCTGGATGTGAAGGTCAGCACCCTCAGGAAATGGGTGGAACGTGACCAGCTGGTGACCCTCAAGCGAAATGGCAAGCATTTCAGCCATCCTTTGCTGGTGATGTCCACCTCCGCGCCAAAACATGCCCCGGATAGACTTGACGAATAA
- a CDS encoding M3 family oligoendopeptidase: protein MKTIANPLLQDMHITWDMYQPRYQELLDREVAAQDITQFLVDWGRLESELDEIRTIRQLITHLNTADQAAEASHLAYISEIQPHRERASAALKEKLLGLDHSDLPEDAVRMLLRFQADQRVFCEENLPVQQQLSDLEQEYARLNGSLRVHFKGEDLPMRRILPFLMSPDRDLREEAWRALQKTRMDAAPQLDDLFLKMLKLRRELARNAGYASFRDYMWDSYHRFDYTPEDCFQFHQTILQEVVPLTTELLEQHRKGLGLEVLKPWDFVWSAQLDPQNRPPLKPFETTEELEEKAQQVFFNLHPRLGEIFRTLREAQAMDLGTRENKMSQAYCTALPVRKLPFLFQSVVGTVNDVITTVHESGHAFHRHTTMRTQRFPWNHRASTEFVEIPSMAMEFLTLDHLGVFYSPQELERVRQETTSRSLHGLPWMCFLDAFQHWVYAEAPQEVTIDMLDQKCTELLAQFQPLPDWEGFEADRGKVWQYFHVFYVPFYYIEYAFCGLGALQMWQNQQRDPDRTLQQYFDAIEAGNSISVPQLYEKAGLNFRFDPQTVRDLMNFVRTQL, encoded by the coding sequence ATGAAAACCATTGCCAATCCATTGCTGCAAGACATGCACATCACATGGGACATGTACCAGCCCCGTTACCAGGAATTGCTGGACCGCGAGGTTGCGGCCCAGGACATCACCCAGTTTCTGGTGGACTGGGGAAGGCTGGAGAGCGAACTGGATGAAATCCGCACCATCCGGCAGCTGATCACCCACCTCAACACGGCAGATCAGGCTGCAGAGGCCAGCCACCTTGCCTACATCAGTGAGATCCAGCCGCATCGGGAAAGGGCCAGTGCTGCCCTGAAAGAGAAACTGCTGGGGCTGGACCACAGCGACCTTCCTGAAGATGCTGTGCGCATGCTGCTGCGGTTTCAGGCCGACCAGCGGGTGTTCTGTGAGGAGAACCTTCCTGTGCAGCAGCAACTGTCCGATCTGGAGCAGGAGTATGCCCGACTGAATGGCAGCCTGCGCGTGCACTTCAAGGGTGAGGACCTGCCCATGCGCAGAATCCTTCCTTTCCTGATGTCACCGGATCGGGACTTGCGGGAAGAGGCCTGGCGTGCCCTGCAGAAAACCCGCATGGATGCTGCGCCCCAACTGGACGACCTGTTCTTGAAGATGCTGAAACTGCGCCGTGAACTGGCCAGAAACGCCGGGTATGCCAGCTTCCGGGATTACATGTGGGACAGCTACCACCGCTTTGATTACACGCCCGAAGACTGCTTTCAATTCCACCAGACCATCTTGCAGGAGGTGGTTCCCCTCACCACAGAACTGCTGGAACAGCACCGCAAAGGGCTGGGTCTGGAGGTTCTGAAACCGTGGGACTTTGTGTGGTCGGCCCAGCTGGACCCGCAAAACCGCCCTCCCTTAAAGCCTTTTGAAACCACGGAGGAACTGGAGGAGAAAGCGCAGCAGGTCTTCTTCAACCTGCATCCCAGGCTGGGAGAGATCTTCAGGACCCTCCGTGAAGCGCAGGCCATGGACCTCGGAACCCGCGAGAACAAGATGTCTCAGGCGTACTGCACGGCCCTGCCCGTCCGAAAGCTGCCTTTCCTGTTCCAGAGTGTGGTGGGAACCGTCAATGACGTGATCACCACCGTCCACGAGTCAGGCCATGCCTTCCACCGGCACACCACCATGCGCACCCAGCGTTTCCCCTGGAACCACCGGGCCTCCACCGAGTTTGTCGAGATTCCCTCGATGGCCATGGAATTCCTGACCCTGGATCACCTGGGGGTGTTCTACAGCCCTCAGGAACTTGAGCGGGTCCGCCAGGAAACCACCAGCCGCAGTTTGCATGGCCTGCCCTGGATGTGCTTTCTGGATGCCTTCCAGCACTGGGTCTATGCAGAGGCACCACAAGAGGTCACCATTGACATGCTGGACCAGAAATGCACCGAGTTGCTTGCGCAATTCCAGCCGCTGCCGGACTGGGAGGGCTTTGAGGCAGACAGGGGCAAGGTCTGGCAGTACTTCCATGTTTTCTATGTTCCCTTTTATTACATCGAGTACGCCTTCTGTGGTCTGGGTGCCCTGCAGATGTGGCAAAACCAGCAGCGGGACCCCGACAGGACCCTGCAGCAGTACTTTGATGCCATCGAAGCAGGCAATTCCATTTCCGTCCCACAGCTGTATGAAAAAGCTGGCCTGAATTTTCGCTTTGATCCCCAGACCGTCAGAGACCTGATGAATTTCGTGCGCACCCAGCTGTAA
- a CDS encoding esterase/lipase family protein, with protein sequence MHRFTLLVGLALLAASCSTRVPEVAISSGQTLQTPTPPEPVAPMEITPLDHLLPEGQWQKQAASTVPVVLVHGLFGFGRDEGLGFHYWGGFTDLQDVLRKQGVPTYTASMGPVSSNWDRAVELYYQIKGGCADYGEDHARTHGHARFVTGKCYSGFYPQWDAQHPVHLIGHSMGGTTALTLVQMLEQGFFGGARPGWVKSATTIASPNNGSSAAHVLLGFLPKLKEMVLAIGALAGSVDAFKTLYDFDLEQWGIRRQPGESFESYWNRVTGSKAWSSNDISSHDLSPEGAAAMRSWVKVSPGTYYFSYSANATSKGLISGWAYPKVTMNPVLMPVAYPHVWPLKPGVGNYTHASLGIDKNWWPNDGLVNTINMDAPEGTPTFAFDAAHLQKGRWYHVGLLNGYDHIDVIGITTFRDVRPLYVNHVGMLQGLP encoded by the coding sequence ATGCACAGATTCACTCTCCTGGTGGGACTCGCACTCCTTGCAGCCTCCTGCAGCACGCGTGTCCCGGAAGTTGCCATCTCTTCTGGCCAGACCCTTCAGACACCCACACCACCAGAACCTGTGGCCCCAATGGAAATCACACCCCTGGACCATCTGCTGCCCGAAGGGCAGTGGCAAAAGCAGGCAGCTTCTACGGTTCCTGTGGTGCTGGTGCATGGCCTGTTCGGATTCGGACGGGATGAAGGGCTGGGGTTTCATTACTGGGGCGGCTTCACCGACCTTCAGGATGTGCTTCGAAAACAGGGTGTGCCCACTTACACCGCTTCGATGGGGCCTGTCAGCAGCAACTGGGACCGTGCCGTGGAACTGTATTACCAGATCAAAGGGGGCTGTGCGGACTACGGAGAGGACCATGCCAGAACCCACGGACATGCCCGCTTCGTGACCGGGAAGTGCTACTCTGGTTTTTATCCTCAGTGGGACGCACAGCATCCGGTGCACTTGATCGGGCACAGCATGGGAGGGACCACCGCCCTGACCCTCGTGCAGATGCTGGAACAGGGCTTTTTTGGCGGTGCCAGGCCAGGGTGGGTGAAAAGTGCCACCACCATTGCCAGTCCCAACAATGGGTCCAGTGCCGCCCATGTGCTGCTGGGCTTCCTCCCAAAACTCAAAGAGATGGTGCTTGCCATCGGAGCCCTGGCAGGCAGTGTAGACGCCTTCAAAACCCTGTACGACTTCGATCTGGAGCAGTGGGGCATCCGTCGCCAGCCTGGAGAGAGCTTCGAGTCCTACTGGAACAGGGTGACAGGCAGCAAAGCCTGGAGCAGCAACGACATCAGTTCCCATGATCTTTCTCCAGAAGGGGCCGCAGCCATGCGAAGCTGGGTGAAAGTCTCTCCCGGCACCTATTACTTTTCGTACAGTGCCAATGCCACCAGCAAAGGATTGATCTCAGGGTGGGCCTATCCCAAAGTGACCATGAATCCAGTCCTGATGCCTGTCGCTTACCCTCATGTGTGGCCGCTCAAACCAGGGGTTGGCAACTACACCCATGCCAGTCTGGGCATCGACAAAAACTGGTGGCCCAATGATGGTCTGGTCAACACCATCAACATGGATGCACCAGAAGGCACCCCCACCTTTGCCTTTGATGCTGCCCACCTGCAGAAAGGCCGCTGGTACCACGTGGGTCTGCTGAATGGCTACGACCACATCGATGTCATCGGGATCACCACCTTCAGGGATGTGCGGCCCCTGTACGTGAACCATGTGGGGATGCTGCAAGGCCTTCCCTGA